A window of the Citrus sinensis cultivar Valencia sweet orange chromosome 9, DVS_A1.0, whole genome shotgun sequence genome harbors these coding sequences:
- the LOC102619055 gene encoding hexose carrier protein HEX6-like isoform X2 — MAVGLAFTSEGGGQNYNGKMTPFVVLSCIVAATGGLISGYDLGISGGVTSMEPFLKKFFPEVYKNMREDTNVSNYCKFNSQLLTTFTSSSFIAGLIASLFASKVTRALGRKASILVGGVAFLAGSALGGAAFNVYMLILGRVLLGVGIGFSNQSVPLYLSEMAPPKHRGAFNIGFQVCTAIGVLGANLLNYGTQKIKGGWGWRISLSMAAAPASILTLGALILPDTPNSIIQRSNGHEKAKKMLQRVRGTADVQAELDDLIRASVVSRTVKHPFQTIIQRKYRPQLVMAILIPFFQQLTGINVISFYAPVLFRTIKLSESTSLLMSAVVTGGVSTIATITSMILTDKLGRKVLFLVGGILMFVSQVMIGSITAAELGDHGGISEGYAYLVLALVCVYIAGFASSWGPLGWLVPSEIFPLEIRSAGQSITVAVRFSFVFLVVQSFLAMLCHLKAGIFFFFGGWEVVMTVFVHFFLPETKNVPIEQMDKVWREHWFWKRIVGDVVEEIEIEQAL, encoded by the exons ATGGCGGTGGGCTTAGCATTTACTAGTGAAGGTGGTGGGCAAAATTACAATGGGAAGATGACTCCATTTGTTGTCCTGTCATGTATTGTTGCTGCCACTGGAGGTCTTATTTCCGGCTATGATCTTGGAATTTCAG GTGGAGTGACATCGATGGAACCATTTCTGAAGAAATTCTTCCCAGAAGTGTACAAAAACATGAGAGAAGACACCAATGTTAGCAACTACTGCAAGTTTAACAGCCAACTATTAACCACCTTCACCTCCTCTTCATTCATTGCTGGCCTTATTGCTTCCTTATTCGCTTCCAAAGTCACGAGAGCCCTCGGCCGCAAGGCATCAATCCTGGTCGGTGGCGTGGCGTTTCTAGCCGGCTCAGCCCTCGGCGGTGCTGCATTTAACGTGTACATGTTGATACTTGGGCGCGTGTTGCTTGGAGTTGGCATTGGTTTTTCTAACCAA TCAGTGCCACTGTATCTCTCAGAAATGGCACCACCAAAACACAGAGGAGCATTCAACATTGGCTTCCAAGTATGTACTGCCATTGGAGTTCTAGGAGCTAATCTTCTTAACTACGGTACCCAAAAGATCAAGGGCGGCTGGGGCTGGAGAATCTCCCTTTCAATGGCTGCAGCCCCTGCTTCAATACTAACACTGGGTGCTCTTATCCTGCCAGACACACCCAACAGCATAATCCAGCGTAGCAATGGCCACGAAAAGGCTAAAAAGATGCTGCAACGTGTCCGCGGCACAGCTGACGTCCAAGCAGAACTTGATGATCTTATCAGAGCAAGCGTTGTTTCGAGAACTGTCAAACACCCATTTCAGACAATCATTCAAAGAAAATACAGGCCTCAGCTAGTAATGGCAATACTGATACCATTTTTCCAACAACTGACAGGAATCAATGTCATTTCATTCTACGCTCCGGTACTCTTCAGGACTATTAAGCTAAGTGAAAGTACATCACTACTCATGTCCGCAGTTGTGACTGGCGGGGTAAGCACCATAGCAACAATCACATCGATGATTCTAACCGATAAACTAGGCCGGAAAGTGTTATTTCTGGTTGGGGGAATACTAATGTTTGTGTCGCAAGTAATGATTGGATCAATCACGGCAGCTGAGCTTGGTGATCATGGTGGCATCAGCGAAGGCTATGCTTACTTAGTTTTAGCACTAGTATGTGTATACATAGCTGGGTTTGCGTCCTCTTGGGGGCCATTGGGATGGTTGGTTCCGAGTGAGATTTTTCCTTTGGAGATTAGATCAGCAGGGCAAAGTATTACTGTTGCAGTTCGATTTTCGTTTGTTTTCTTGGTAGTTCAGAGCTTTTTAGCCATGCTTTGCCATTTGAAGGCAgggatttttttcttttttggaggATGGGAGGTGGTGATGACTGTTTTTGTGCACTTTTTTTTGCCAGAGACTAAAAATGTGCCAATTGAGCAGATGGATAAAGTGTGGAGAGAGCATTGGTTTTGGAAGAGAATTGTTGGGGATGTGGTGGAAGAAATTGAGATAGAACAAGCTCTATGA